One Mangrovimonas cancribranchiae DNA segment encodes these proteins:
- a CDS encoding acyltransferase: MLKGLLKKILEKNGKNYTPDPNLSDKFILQVFKSRFIMLVRGLYFFQRKIFIGKAVKIKNKRNFKFGANCTLEKYVSIDCYAKNSVVFGDTVKIGAYSTIGVTSHMSKYGLGLKIGNNSGVGEYSFFGCSGGVVIGNDVIMGPYVSFHSENHNFSDNSKLIREQGVTSEGIVLGNNIWVGAKSTFLDGCEIGDNCVVAAGSVVRGSFPKNVVIGGVPAKVLKSI, translated from the coding sequence ATGCTAAAAGGTCTTTTAAAAAAAATTCTTGAGAAAAACGGTAAAAATTATACACCAGATCCTAATCTATCAGATAAATTTATTCTACAAGTGTTTAAATCACGTTTTATAATGCTTGTAAGAGGTCTTTACTTTTTTCAACGTAAGATTTTTATTGGTAAAGCTGTAAAAATAAAAAATAAAAGGAACTTTAAATTTGGGGCAAATTGTACACTAGAGAAATATGTTTCAATTGATTGCTATGCTAAAAATAGTGTTGTTTTCGGAGATACAGTTAAAATAGGAGCTTACTCTACAATAGGTGTTACTAGCCATATGTCCAAATATGGTTTAGGCTTGAAGATAGGTAACAATAGTGGTGTGGGTGAATATTCTTTTTTTGGTTGTTCAGGAGGTGTTGTAATTGGAAACGATGTTATTATGGGTCCTTATGTAAGTTTTCACTCAGAAAATCACAACTTTTCAGATAATTCTAAACTTATTCGAGAACAAGGTGTAACTTCTGAAGGGATTGTACTTGGTAATAACATTTGGGTAGGAGCAAAGTCTACTTTTTTAGATGGTTGTGAGATTGGCGACAATTGTGTTGTTGCTGCAGGCTCTGTTGTAAGAGGCTCTTTCCCAAAAAATGTAGTTATTGGTGGTGTTCCTGCTAAAGTTTTGAAATCAATATAA
- a CDS encoding sulfotransferase domain-containing protein gives MKASNKYQKYKYYILKKKEIFLHGLQKSQKLGREIGPKVVLNSLPKSGTHLLESLFFQLPLMRHCGKRTLKIETQNPIESKLPTISSLKKGQFLLSHMQYHDSILKTANNNDVKIIHLVRDPRDVLLSHLNYIEKMDTTQKSHKFIKQYDTRLDKLKAMIEGNKDVLEPFPEVLNKFQTWKDQQEVLCVKFEHLIGPNGGGDKQKQIEAVNKISQFISVEIEDKELNNICDNIFSSKSSTFNKGKIGNWKNVLNDEEKEWLNTSIKAQIKNYGYD, from the coding sequence ATGAAGGCAAGCAACAAATATCAAAAATATAAATATTATATTTTAAAGAAAAAGGAAATCTTTTTACATGGATTACAAAAATCTCAAAAATTAGGAAGAGAAATTGGACCTAAAGTTGTATTAAATTCATTACCTAAGTCAGGAACACACCTTCTAGAGAGTTTGTTTTTCCAATTACCATTAATGAGGCATTGTGGAAAAAGAACACTTAAAATAGAAACACAAAATCCAATAGAGTCTAAACTACCAACTATATCATCATTAAAAAAAGGACAATTTTTGCTGTCTCATATGCAATATCATGATTCTATATTAAAAACAGCAAACAACAATGATGTAAAAATAATTCACCTTGTACGAGACCCAAGAGATGTACTTTTATCTCATTTGAACTACATAGAAAAAATGGATACGACACAAAAGTCTCACAAATTTATTAAGCAATATGATACCAGGTTAGATAAGCTAAAAGCAATGATTGAAGGAAATAAAGACGTATTAGAACCTTTTCCTGAAGTGTTAAATAAGTTTCAAACTTGGAAGGATCAACAAGAAGTTTTGTGTGTAAAATTCGAGCATCTTATTGGACCTAATGGAGGTGGGGACAAACAAAAACAAATAGAGGCTGTAAATAAAATATCTCAATTCATTTCAGTTGAAATTGAAGATAAAGAACTAAATAACATTTGTGACAATATTTTCTCTTCAAAAAGCTCGACGTTTAACAAAGGAAAAATAGGAAATTGGAAAAATGTTTTGAATGATGAAGAAAAAGAGTGGCTTAATACTTCTATTAAGGCTCAAATAAAGAATTATGGCTACGACTAG
- a CDS encoding O-antigen ligase family protein, with the protein MINITKSWDSGFFGVSLLLLVSIPFGYFFSSLTFVIWAIYSFVWIIKEKKFKLNKLALPLLFFSVLFFISLLWSQDLSSTLHGIGRQLPLFVFALVGVFLPEISEQKFRLMLKKYAVLLCVLGVILFLMAILKYQKYQYRNFLFYHDLVSPLNLNAIYVSYIISSFFLFKLNTLRKGIKDLTIVSFLFIFLVFLSSKTILFTTILTSLGIIFFRIKSKFLKALSFLVVVLLTLSALVFVKPLQNRFTSEFDTSYIEIFKNESFKKGRVYTGLEARLLQIRVFKEIVNKPFEYVFGVGLDASEKEIEVIHKRLNTPEVFQSYNFHNQYIQVLTELGLIGFILFALVLIILVKKSAYFNFVFPFTVITIALFFTESVLWRQRGIMFFGLMYILIMSINNCNEGKQQISKI; encoded by the coding sequence ATGATCAACATAACTAAATCTTGGGATTCAGGGTTTTTTGGAGTGAGTTTGTTATTGCTTGTTTCTATTCCATTTGGGTATTTTTTTAGTAGCCTAACTTTTGTTATTTGGGCCATATATTCTTTTGTTTGGATTATAAAAGAAAAAAAGTTTAAGCTTAATAAGCTAGCTTTACCTTTGTTGTTTTTTTCTGTTCTCTTTTTTATCTCTTTGTTGTGGTCTCAAGATTTGAGCTCAACATTGCATGGTATTGGCAGGCAACTTCCTTTATTTGTGTTTGCCCTTGTTGGTGTTTTTTTACCTGAGATATCAGAACAAAAATTTCGATTAATGCTTAAAAAATATGCTGTTTTATTATGTGTTTTAGGAGTTATACTGTTCTTAATGGCCATACTAAAGTACCAAAAATACCAATATAGAAATTTCCTATTTTATCATGATTTGGTATCTCCTTTAAATTTAAACGCCATCTATGTTTCATATATTATTTCTTCATTTTTTTTGTTTAAATTAAATACATTAAGAAAAGGCATTAAAGATCTTACTATCGTATCTTTTTTATTTATTTTCTTGGTTTTTTTAAGTTCAAAAACGATACTTTTCACTACTATTTTGACCAGTTTGGGAATTATTTTTTTTAGAATAAAAAGTAAGTTTTTAAAAGCTTTGAGTTTCTTGGTGGTAGTGCTTTTAACTTTAAGCGCTCTTGTTTTTGTTAAGCCACTTCAAAATAGATTTACGAGTGAGTTTGATACTTCGTATATCGAGATTTTCAAAAATGAATCATTTAAAAAAGGACGAGTATATACAGGGCTTGAAGCTAGGCTCCTTCAAATTAGAGTGTTCAAAGAAATTGTTAATAAGCCTTTTGAATATGTATTTGGTGTTGGTCTTGATGCTTCAGAAAAAGAGATAGAAGTAATACATAAACGCCTAAATACACCTGAAGTTTTTCAATCTTATAATTTTCACAATCAATATATACAGGTTTTAACAGAATTAGGCTTAATAGGGTTTATTTTGTTTGCATTAGTTTTGATAATTTTAGTAAAAAAAAGCGCATACTTTAATTTTGTTTTTCCGTTTACCGTTATTACTATAGCTTTGTTTTTTACAGAGTCTGTATTATGGAGGCAAAGAGGAATTATGTTTTTTGGATTAATGTATATTTTAATAATGTCAATAAATAATTGTAATGAAGGCAAGCAACAAATATCAAAAATATAA
- a CDS encoding DUF1972 domain-containing protein, whose amino-acid sequence MKIGILGTRGIPNHHGGFEQFAEFFAVHAQTEGHDVFVYNSHNHPYQEKKYKDVTLIHCYDPENKIGTVGQFIYDLNCIKDARKRNFDIILQLGYTSSSVWGRFLPKKATIVTNMDGLEWKRSKYSKKVQKFLMYAEKWAIKTSDYLISDSIGIQDYIKTKYDVTSKFIAYGSSIFSPSNEKIIANYDLIPNEYFVLIARMEPENNIEMILDGFVKSNSKKTFCVVGNAETTIFGRYLKEKFSKNKNIRFIGAVYDLNFLNHLRCYCQLYFHGHSVGGTNPSLLEAMGSRALIAAHKNVFNKAILEEDAFYFKSVDEVSNLMISINKQDNLIKIENNISKIREKYNWPIINEQYLDYLIQCRNDQHN is encoded by the coding sequence ATGAAAATAGGGATTTTAGGGACAAGAGGGATACCTAATCATCATGGTGGCTTTGAACAGTTTGCGGAGTTTTTTGCTGTTCATGCTCAAACAGAAGGCCATGATGTATTTGTATATAACTCTCATAACCATCCGTATCAAGAAAAAAAATATAAGGACGTTACCTTAATTCATTGTTATGATCCAGAAAACAAAATAGGAACAGTAGGACAGTTTATTTATGACTTAAACTGCATAAAAGATGCAAGAAAAAGAAACTTTGACATTATATTGCAATTAGGGTATACGAGTAGTTCGGTTTGGGGAAGGTTTCTTCCTAAAAAAGCAACAATAGTTACAAATATGGATGGTTTGGAATGGAAAAGAAGCAAATATTCTAAAAAAGTTCAAAAGTTTTTAATGTATGCTGAAAAATGGGCTATTAAAACAAGTGACTATTTAATTTCAGACTCAATAGGAATTCAAGATTATATAAAGACAAAGTATGATGTAACATCTAAATTTATAGCCTACGGTTCTAGTATCTTTTCGCCTTCAAATGAAAAAATTATTGCTAATTATGATTTGATTCCTAATGAATATTTTGTGTTAATAGCAAGAATGGAACCTGAAAACAATATAGAAATGATATTGGATGGTTTTGTGAAAAGCAATTCTAAAAAAACCTTTTGTGTAGTAGGTAATGCCGAAACAACTATTTTTGGAAGATATTTAAAAGAGAAGTTTTCTAAAAACAAAAACATTCGTTTTATAGGAGCTGTATATGATTTAAATTTTTTAAATCATTTAAGGTGTTACTGTCAGTTGTATTTTCATGGCCATTCAGTTGGAGGGACAAACCCATCTTTATTAGAGGCTATGGGTTCTAGAGCTTTAATTGCTGCACATAAAAATGTATTCAACAAAGCTATTTTAGAAGAAGACGCATTCTATTTTAAATCTGTAGATGAGGTATCAAATTTAATGATATCAATTAACAAACAAGATAATCTAATTAAAATAGAGAACAATATTTCTAAAATTAGAGAAAAATATAATTGGCCAATAATAAATGAGCAGTATTTAGACTATTTAATTCAGTGTCGTAATGATCAACATAACTAA
- a CDS encoding O-antigen ligase family protein codes for MERITSIKISKDKLLAVMFFLLLYFFNSKTGVELKFIVLFFFSAYFFLKRFKVYTDFLNMILPLIAIFIIALFSSVFYNPQFYDIIKDTLYLTKPIIAICFGCYFVQMFNNKRFILKALVLICFITSIIHILTIIIFLKGEWDTALIRYIGGKGSDFEAFIFSFFVVFLRKKEFDLFSKRFKRWFIVVVFISITLYLSRTTFIALAIFLISFYGFTQINKKQVIYLIGVFAFFVTFMVSLQFMDIDRQATGIESFFYKLQMAPSEIFDSEIDTSDHSQLWDGWRAYEAKKAFDTMGNEGSLLPYISGMGLGGLVDLGFEAPLGESDLQFIPHIHNGYVYVIFKSGVLGLLFLLFWLHSLYAGIYKSTPAYESIMFNRIISGLGMYLTFSTLVITGIYNMGYTLAILLGLMLGLKIKKESLLLKNKHI; via the coding sequence TTGGAAAGAATAACGAGTATTAAAATATCAAAAGATAAACTTTTAGCAGTAATGTTTTTTTTATTACTGTATTTTTTTAATTCAAAAACAGGAGTTGAATTAAAATTTATAGTCTTATTTTTTTTTAGCGCCTACTTTTTTTTAAAAAGATTTAAGGTATATACTGACTTTTTAAATATGATATTACCACTGATAGCTATTTTTATTATAGCTTTATTTAGCTCAGTGTTTTACAATCCTCAATTTTATGATATTATAAAAGACACCTTATATTTAACAAAGCCAATAATAGCTATTTGTTTTGGGTGTTATTTTGTGCAAATGTTCAATAATAAAAGATTTATTTTAAAAGCCTTAGTGCTTATTTGTTTTATTACATCCATTATTCATATCTTAACTATCATAATATTTTTAAAAGGAGAATGGGATACAGCTTTAATTAGATATATTGGAGGGAAGGGTAGTGATTTTGAGGCTTTTATTTTTAGTTTTTTTGTAGTTTTTCTGAGAAAGAAAGAGTTTGATTTGTTTTCTAAAAGATTTAAAAGGTGGTTTATTGTTGTTGTTTTTATTTCAATCACACTATACTTATCTCGAACTACATTTATTGCTTTGGCTATCTTTTTAATATCTTTTTATGGATTTACTCAAATAAATAAAAAACAAGTCATTTACTTAATCGGAGTGTTTGCATTTTTTGTGACATTTATGGTGTCCCTACAGTTTATGGATATTGATCGACAAGCAACAGGAATCGAATCTTTTTTTTATAAACTACAAATGGCTCCTTCAGAGATTTTTGATTCTGAAATAGATACTTCTGACCACAGCCAGCTTTGGGATGGTTGGAGGGCTTACGAAGCCAAAAAAGCATTTGATACGATGGGCAACGAAGGTAGCCTGTTACCTTACATTTCCGGAATGGGTCTAGGAGGATTAGTAGATTTAGGGTTTGAAGCTCCATTAGGAGAATCGGATTTACAATTTATTCCTCATATCCATAATGGCTATGTATATGTGATTTTTAAATCAGGTGTATTAGGTCTTTTATTTTTGTTGTTCTGGTTACATTCATTATATGCAGGTATTTATAAAAGCACACCTGCTTATGAGAGTATAATGTTTAATAGGATAATTTCAGGATTGGGTATGTATCTTACTTTTTCTACGTTAGTAATAACAGGAATTTATAATATGGGTTATACCTTAGCCATTTTATTAGGTTTAATGCTTGGGTTAAAGATTAAAAAGGAAAGTTTACTTTTAAAGAATAAGCATATATGA
- a CDS encoding sulfotransferase encodes MNKIDFFCIGTQKGGTTTLHDILSQHPDLCLPSKKETHFFSNESLYAKGKDYYINNYFKERDESKFIGEVDPEYSYFKDSAKRIYETFGQTKILFIIRNPIDRAYSHYLMTKRRGLESLTFEKALSLEKDRIKTDSDAMHYSYLSRGYYLNQILAFEKYFGIDNIKIVLFEDFIKNTEKSINEISDFIGLPEYSYDTSRISNPASSPRFKKIQKFIYKDNVLKKLIGKFIKSRDFKRKIMQSLESLNLKEGKKDRLSLESKKEFFSKYYIEEVEMLEKKLELNLSIWKE; translated from the coding sequence ATGAATAAAATTGATTTTTTCTGTATAGGCACACAAAAAGGAGGGACTACAACGCTTCATGACATATTAAGCCAGCATCCAGACTTATGTTTACCAAGTAAAAAAGAAACTCATTTTTTTTCAAATGAAAGTCTTTATGCTAAAGGTAAAGACTATTATATTAATAACTATTTTAAAGAAAGAGACGAATCAAAGTTCATTGGAGAGGTTGACCCAGAGTATTCTTACTTCAAAGACTCTGCTAAGCGTATATATGAGACTTTTGGTCAGACTAAAATTCTATTTATAATTAGAAACCCTATAGATAGAGCATACTCTCATTATCTTATGACTAAAAGAAGAGGATTAGAAAGCTTAACTTTTGAAAAAGCCTTAAGTTTAGAAAAAGATCGTATAAAAACCGATTCAGATGCGATGCATTATAGTTATCTTTCTAGGGGTTATTATTTAAATCAAATATTAGCTTTTGAAAAATATTTCGGTATTGATAATATTAAAATAGTACTTTTTGAAGACTTTATCAAGAATACAGAGAAAAGTATTAACGAGATTTCTGACTTTATAGGGCTTCCAGAGTATTCTTATGATACTAGTAGAATAAGTAACCCTGCATCATCTCCTAGATTTAAAAAAATACAAAAGTTTATATATAAAGATAATGTCCTCAAGAAATTAATAGGAAAGTTTATAAAATCTAGAGATTTTAAAAGAAAAATTATGCAATCTTTAGAGTCACTTAACCTAAAAGAGGGAAAAAAAGATAGATTATCTTTAGAAAGTAAGAAAGAATTTTTTTCAAAGTACTATATTGAAGAAGTTGAAATGCTAGAAAAAAAGCTTGAATTAAACTTATCAATTTGGAAAGAATAA
- a CDS encoding flippase, with protein MITKIKNKANKLLTIFDLEKLFVNSGNVFLRRVLGLVLSFLWIMLTTNLFGAEVYGLVSLGQMFISFGAMFFGLGLETAIVKLGSTNDHYFKGVLQSNFLKKSIILTFVASLVFGVLLYFFKDLIAIKVFNNQKFSNYLLFISIFFFMFVLHKTTASFLTVQEKFTKFGNYYFLFPNLLILICVLIAYQFQLPGYYIILGFLFSYGIFGLILLFSFFNIPLNIKKSIGYKSILSLSTPMMISASFLFISNWTDTFMLGAMVSKSELGVYNVAFKLASLALIIIASVNTVLAPKISKLFSDNNIEGIKREVQKATKLITWVAFPLVMILILFRTKILLLFGDEFVVGGQTLVIISLGMLFNAMSGSVGQVLNMTNNQKQFRNFTLISAFINVILNFYLIKSLGIKGAAIASLISNVLLNTLCIIYIKKTLGFFSFFKFKY; from the coding sequence ATGATAACTAAAATAAAAAACAAAGCTAATAAGCTTCTTACGATATTTGATTTAGAAAAGCTTTTTGTCAATTCTGGAAATGTATTTTTAAGAAGAGTCTTAGGTTTAGTTTTAAGTTTTTTATGGATAATGCTAACCACAAATCTATTTGGAGCTGAAGTCTACGGTTTGGTATCTTTAGGGCAAATGTTTATTAGTTTTGGAGCAATGTTTTTTGGCTTAGGTTTGGAGACAGCAATTGTTAAGTTAGGGTCAACTAATGATCACTATTTTAAAGGAGTACTTCAGTCTAACTTTTTAAAGAAGTCTATTATCTTAACTTTTGTAGCGTCATTAGTCTTTGGTGTTTTACTTTACTTTTTTAAAGATTTAATAGCCATAAAAGTTTTTAATAATCAAAAATTTTCAAACTATTTACTTTTTATAAGTATTTTCTTTTTTATGTTTGTTCTACATAAAACTACAGCTAGTTTTTTGACAGTACAAGAAAAGTTTACAAAATTTGGAAACTATTACTTCTTATTTCCAAACTTGTTAATTTTAATTTGTGTATTAATTGCATATCAATTTCAACTTCCCGGATATTATATAATATTAGGGTTTTTATTCTCTTATGGTATATTTGGGTTAATTCTACTATTTTCCTTTTTTAATATACCATTAAATATAAAAAAGAGTATAGGTTATAAGTCAATTCTAAGTTTATCTACGCCAATGATGATTAGTGCTTCTTTTTTGTTTATTTCAAATTGGACAGATACTTTTATGCTAGGCGCTATGGTAAGTAAGAGTGAGTTAGGTGTTTATAATGTCGCTTTTAAACTAGCGTCTTTAGCTCTTATAATAATTGCTTCCGTTAACACTGTTCTTGCGCCAAAAATATCTAAATTATTTTCAGATAATAATATAGAAGGAATTAAAAGAGAAGTTCAAAAAGCAACAAAATTAATTACATGGGTAGCGTTTCCATTGGTAATGATTTTAATTTTGTTTAGAACAAAAATCTTACTGCTTTTTGGAGATGAGTTTGTAGTAGGGGGCCAAACATTAGTTATCATTTCATTGGGAATGCTTTTTAATGCAATGTCTGGAAGTGTTGGTCAAGTGTTGAATATGACAAATAATCAAAAACAGTTTAGAAACTTTACATTAATTAGTGCATTTATAAATGTTATATTAAATTTTTATTTAATAAAAAGCTTAGGCATTAAAGGCGCTGCGATAGCTAGTTTAATATCTAATGTTTTATTAAACACTTTATGTATTATTTATATTAAAAAAACACTAGGTTTTTTTAGTTTTTTTAAATTTAAATACTAA
- the cysN gene encoding sulfate adenylyltransferase subunit CysN: MLDNNQLLRFTTAGSVDDGKSTLIGRLLYDSKSIFEDQLEAIENTSKKKGHEGVDLALFTDGLRDEREQGITIDVAYRYFTTPKRKFIIADTPGHIQYTRNMVTGASTANVATILIDARHGVIEQTKRHAFIASLLQIPHIIVCVNKMDLVDFSEEVFNNIVSEFEEVSSKMLVKDVRFIPMSALLGDNVVNKSENMPWYQGAPMLHTLETMHISSDINKVDARFPVQTVIRPQRDGFIDYRGYAGRVASGILRTGDEVTVMPSGFTSKVKSINLHDKELEEAYAPMSVSITLEDDIDISRGDMIVRSNNKPEPSQDIEVMLCWLNNSAAKPRAKYTIKHTSNDQKAMIKEVVYKYDINTLERNSDDTDLAMNDIAKVKIRTTKPLMIDAYRENRTTGSIILVDDATNETVAAGMIV, translated from the coding sequence ATGTTAGACAACAATCAATTATTACGTTTTACAACTGCAGGAAGTGTAGATGATGGAAAAAGTACATTAATAGGGCGTTTGCTATACGATTCTAAATCTATTTTTGAAGACCAACTAGAAGCTATTGAAAACACAAGTAAGAAAAAAGGTCACGAAGGTGTCGATTTAGCATTATTTACAGACGGCTTAAGAGACGAACGCGAGCAAGGTATTACCATTGATGTTGCTTATAGATATTTTACAACGCCAAAGCGTAAATTTATTATTGCTGATACACCAGGACATATTCAATATACGCGTAATATGGTTACTGGAGCGTCAACAGCTAACGTAGCGACCATTCTAATTGATGCACGACATGGCGTAATTGAGCAAACCAAACGTCATGCATTTATAGCGTCGTTATTGCAAATACCACACATTATTGTTTGTGTAAACAAAATGGATTTAGTTGATTTTTCTGAAGAAGTATTTAATAATATTGTGTCAGAGTTTGAAGAAGTGTCTTCAAAAATGCTTGTAAAAGATGTTCGTTTTATACCAATGTCAGCACTGTTAGGCGATAATGTGGTAAACAAATCTGAAAACATGCCTTGGTATCAAGGTGCACCGATGTTACATACTTTAGAGACAATGCATATTAGTAGCGATATTAATAAAGTAGATGCACGTTTTCCGGTACAAACTGTAATAAGACCTCAACGCGACGGTTTTATAGATTATAGAGGTTATGCAGGGCGTGTAGCTAGTGGTATTTTAAGAACAGGTGATGAGGTTACAGTAATGCCTTCTGGGTTTACTTCAAAAGTAAAAAGTATCAACCTTCATGATAAAGAATTAGAAGAAGCTTACGCACCAATGTCTGTTTCCATTACTTTAGAAGATGATATAGACATAAGTCGTGGTGATATGATTGTACGTTCTAATAATAAACCAGAGCCATCTCAAGACATAGAGGTGATGTTATGTTGGTTAAATAATAGTGCAGCTAAACCTAGAGCAAAATACACCATTAAACACACGTCTAACGATCAAAAAGCTATGATTAAAGAAGTCGTTTACAAATACGATATCAATACTTTAGAGCGTAATAGTGACGATACTGATTTAGCAATGAATGATATTGCTAAAGTTAAAATACGTACCACAAAACCATTAATGATTGATGCTTACAGAGAGAATCGTACGACTGGAAGTATTATTTTAGTAGATGATGCAACAAATGAGACCGTTGCTGCAGGGATGATAGTTTAA
- the cysD gene encoding sulfate adenylyltransferase subunit CysD, producing the protein MSKYYLNYLDELESEAIFVLREVWAQFENPVILFSGGKDSILVTHLAKKAFYPAKIPFPLMHVDTGHNFPETIEFRDNIIKELGAQLIVGSVQESIDEGRVAEEKGKNATRNALQITTLLDAIEANKIDCAIGGGRRDEEKARAKERFFSHRDDFGQWDPKNQRPELWNIFNGKHFEGEHFRAFPISNWTEMDVWNYIKRENIAIPSLYFAHEREVVWRQDSWIPNSEFLVLEDHEEIVTKKIRFRTLGDITITGGVESNADTLEKIAAEVAGMRNTERGNRSDDKRSESAMEDRKRQGYF; encoded by the coding sequence ATGAGTAAGTACTATTTAAATTATTTAGATGAATTAGAGAGTGAAGCAATTTTTGTTTTACGTGAAGTTTGGGCACAATTTGAAAACCCAGTGATTTTATTTTCAGGAGGAAAAGACTCCATTTTGGTAACACATTTGGCTAAAAAAGCTTTTTATCCAGCTAAAATACCATTTCCATTAATGCACGTGGACACAGGTCATAACTTTCCTGAAACCATCGAATTTAGAGATAATATCATTAAAGAATTAGGCGCGCAGCTTATTGTTGGTTCTGTGCAAGAATCTATAGACGAAGGTCGTGTTGCCGAAGAAAAAGGAAAAAATGCTACGCGTAACGCCCTTCAAATTACAACACTTCTTGATGCTATTGAGGCCAATAAAATAGATTGTGCGATTGGTGGTGGACGTCGAGACGAAGAAAAAGCAAGGGCTAAAGAGCGTTTCTTTTCTCATAGAGACGATTTTGGACAATGGGATCCTAAAAACCAACGCCCAGAACTGTGGAACATTTTTAATGGAAAGCATTTTGAAGGCGAACACTTTAGAGCATTCCCAATAAGTAACTGGACAGAAATGGATGTGTGGAATTATATTAAACGTGAGAATATCGCTATCCCATCGTTATACTTTGCTCACGAACGTGAAGTAGTTTGGAGACAAGACTCTTGGATTCCAAATTCTGAGTTTTTAGTATTAGAAGATCACGAAGAAATCGTTACAAAAAAGATACGCTTTAGAACGTTAGGAGATATTACGATTACAGGAGGCGTAGAGTCTAATGCAGACACATTAGAGAAGATTGCTGCTGAGGTTGCTGGTATGCGAAATACCGAGCGCGGAAACAGAAGTGACGATAAGCGATCAGAATCTGCTATGGAAGACCGTAAGCGTCAAGGATATTTTTAA